The Gouania willdenowi chromosome 3, fGouWil2.1, whole genome shotgun sequence genome includes a region encoding these proteins:
- the LOC114461261 gene encoding lactoylglutathione lyase-like isoform X2, with amino-acid sequence MSDTGLSDEAAVAACKDGAPITKDFMMQQTMLRVKDPAKSLDFYTRILGMTLLQKFDFPSMRFSLFFLGYEDKKEIPTDVQNKTAWTFSRRATIELTHNWGSEADENQSYHNGNCDPRGFDLQCTNQDLLTLGSSFSKRTDWSGG; translated from the exons ATGAGCGACACTGGACTGTCAGACGAAGCTGCGGTAGCAGCGTGTAAAGATGGAGCTCCGATAACTAAG GATTTCATGATGCAGCAGACGATGCTGAGGGTAAAAGATCCGGCCAAATCTCTGGACTTCTACACCAGAATTCTCGGCATGAC GCTGCTGCAAAAGTTTGACTTCCCCTCCATGCgtttttctctcttcttcttgGGCTACGAGGACAAAAAGGAGATACCGACAGATGTACAGAACAAAACGGCCTGGACTTTTTCCAGGAGAGCCACTATCGAGCTCAcaca TAACTGGGGTTCAGAGGCTGATGAGAACCAATCATATCACAATGGAAACTGTGATCCACGCGGCTTTG ATCTGCAGTGCACCAACCAAGATCTTCTAACACTGGGCAGctcattttctaagagaactgattggtcaggaggctgA
- the LOC114461261 gene encoding lactoylglutathione lyase-like isoform X1 encodes MSDTGLSDEAAVAACKDGAPITKDFMMQQTMLRVKDPAKSLDFYTRILGMTLLQKFDFPSMRFSLFFLGYEDKKEIPTDVQNKTAWTFSRRATIELTHNWGSEADENQSYHNGNCDPRGFGHIGIAVPDVYAACKLFEEQGVTFVKKPDDGKMKGLAFIQDPDGYWIEILSPNNMVSITSN; translated from the exons ATGAGCGACACTGGACTGTCAGACGAAGCTGCGGTAGCAGCGTGTAAAGATGGAGCTCCGATAACTAAG GATTTCATGATGCAGCAGACGATGCTGAGGGTAAAAGATCCGGCCAAATCTCTGGACTTCTACACCAGAATTCTCGGCATGAC GCTGCTGCAAAAGTTTGACTTCCCCTCCATGCgtttttctctcttcttcttgGGCTACGAGGACAAAAAGGAGATACCGACAGATGTACAGAACAAAACGGCCTGGACTTTTTCCAGGAGAGCCACTATCGAGCTCAcaca TAACTGGGGTTCAGAGGCTGATGAGAACCAATCATATCACAATGGAAACTGTGATCCACGCGGCTTTG GACACATTGGGATCGCGGTGCCTGACGTCTATGCAGCCTGTAAACTGTTTGAAGAGCAGGGAGTCACATTTGTTAAGAAACCAGATGATG gTAAAATGAAAGGCCTTGCCTTTATTCAGGATCCTGATGGTTACTGGATTGAGATTCTAAGTCCTAACAATATGGTGTCCATCACCTCCAATTAG